Part of the Capricornis sumatraensis isolate serow.1 chromosome 9, serow.2, whole genome shotgun sequence genome, TGTGGGGGGTCCGTCAGGCGAGGGGCTGTCCTTCAGCCGAGCTCCTGTGGCCCAGGGGAGGGGGCACACCAGGGCAGGGTGAGGGCCGAGTCTGAGGTGGCCCCATGCGGGCAGGCTGGCAGGCGGGGCCCCTGCAGAAACAGATTGAGTGGCGTGAGTGCCTGGCCAGTCCAGAGCTGCCGCCACAGGCACAAAAGGCCAGGCCTGGTGGCACCTGCTCTAGACGTGCTCCATTTCTGGGTCCTGGTCGGGCTCCTCCTCCTCGTCGTCCTCGTCTTCCTCCTCATCAGCGCCCGCCCTGTCCAACGGTGCCTCACCGTCCCGGGCCAGCTCCTCCACGTGGGCCAGCATGTCGGCCATCAGCGCCTCCTCCAGCCGCTTGCGGACTTGCTGCACCAGCTCTTCCTGCTTCCTGGGGACACAGGGACCCAGTGGCCAGGGTTTCCCGGTCTCAGACAGACCCGAGCCCCACGCTGTCCCACCTGCAGTTGCCGCTGCCCCTCCCCaaaccagctctgctgagagggcCGCTGTCAACCTGGGCCCACAACCCCTGGGCCCTCCCTGCCTTTATGCCTGCCCCCTCTATATGGACGAGACTTCCTACCATCATCAGCCCATCCTCGGTGCCCCCACACTGATGGCCAAGAGGGCCCCCTCCAGGCAGGACCAAGGCCACAGTCCTGCCTGGGCCCTGTGGTCCCCACCTTGCTGACTCTATTTCTCTAAGTGGTGCTTTAAACGTCGCCCAGACTCTCACACAGTTGTGTCTTGACCTATCACTTCTGTCACCTCCTACCCACTCCCTCCACATGAGGCCTGTGTGTGTGGTCTAAGCAGGGGTCCTCACCTCTCACGAGGCTCCCCTCTCACCAACCGCCAGCACTCTAGGTGCAGCTGCTCTGCCTTGCAgtctcctgcccaccccccacccagagcCCCTTGAGGGGCTCACAGCCCAGCACAGAGAAGCTGCTGCATGGCCAAGAGACCTGGGCTCTCTGGAGCACATAGCCTTTGGGGAAGGAGGAACAAGAGGCAACTACCTGATGTCCTCATCAGTCACCATAAAGGCCTTGCAGAGCGGCTGGGCCGTGTTGAGCCACACCCCAGGGTTCTTCTCCACAGCGGCCGAGAGCTGCCCGGTGATGGGCGTGGTGCTGGTGTGCAGGGCACTGGCGATGGCCGACAACAGTGTCTCGTCTGTGCAGCCGGGACCCACTCCTGCTGGGCATGGGAGATGGTTACCAGCCTTGCCCCCTCAGCCCTTCTACAGGTTTGTCCCGAACCTCTCTCTGCAGTAGGCAGCCTGCAGTGACACAGGAGCACAAGCTGCCCTCGCAGTGACAGCAGGGAAACCAGACCCCCAAGGCTTCTCAGGACCAGTGACAGTCCCGTCCCCAGGGTCAAGTGCACCCTGGCTGGCCCCAGGCTGGGGGAGCCAGAGCCTTGtccctcctctgtcccctgcTCCCTCTGTGGCAGGTCACCTTGCAGACCCTTGGGGAGGTCCATGGTCTTCACCAGCTCCTCCGCGATGTCAAAGGCATTCAGGCCGCTCAGCTTCTTCTCCCAGAAAAGCTGCCACCAGACACATATCAGGCGAGGCGATTCCCAGGCCACCCGCCCCCATAGAAGGCAACACAGGGGCTGGGGTTTCAGCGTGACCTCTGACCCCACACTTGCTGGGGCTATCTGCACCCCAGGGCGGAGAAACCCCAACCCCATTTCCAGCAGGATGAACACCCCAGACATCTGACTTGCTGTTGGATGGTCTGTGGTCCCTTCACCCCAGGGTTGGGGGTCAGGAGGCCATCTCCACCTGGTCTGAGCCCGGGCCTGAGGCCCTGGGCATACAGTGAGCTCGCACCCTCAGGTTTTACCTTGAGACCCGGGAAGGGTGTCTAAGGGGTGAAGACCTAAATGGGAGGGTGGGAACACAGAGGCTTCTGACCTGttacctggaaggctgcagcccaCATGGCACCAAGGGCACTGCCCATAGTGAGACCC contains:
- the MBD3 gene encoding methyl-CpG-binding domain protein 3 isoform X1, whose product is MERKRWECPALPQGWEREEVPRRSGLSAGHRDVFYYSPSGKKFRSKPQLARYLGGSMDLSTFDFRTGKMLMSKVNKGRQRVRYDSPSQVKGKPDLNTALPVRQTASIFKQPVTKITNHPSNKVKSDPQKAVEQPRQLFWEKKLSGLNAFDIAEELVKTMDLPKGLQGVGPGCTDETLLSAIASALHTSTTPITGQLSAAVEKNPGVWLNTAQPLCKAFMVTDEDIRKQEELVQQVRKRLEEALMADMLAHVEELARDGEAPLDRAGADEEEDEDDEEEEPDQDPEMEHV
- the MBD3 gene encoding methyl-CpG-binding domain protein 3 isoform X2 — encoded protein: MERKSPSGKKFRSKPQLARYLGGSMDLSTFDFRTGKMLMSKVNKGRQRVRYDSPSQVKGKPDLNTALPVRQTASIFKQPVTKITNHPSNKVKSDPQKAVEQPRQLFWEKKLSGLNAFDIAEELVKTMDLPKGLQGVGPGCTDETLLSAIASALHTSTTPITGQLSAAVEKNPGVWLNTAQPLCKAFMVTDEDIRKQEELVQQVRKRLEEALMADMLAHVEELARDGEAPLDRAGADEEEDEDDEEEEPDQDPEMEHV